TTTATAATGCGGGCTTGCTAGCAGGGAAACAAGGCCTTTTTTTATTGTCTCTAATTCATTTGTCTCATTAGCAAGTTCTTCGAGTTTCTCCGGCAGCTTGTTTTTTAGCTCAGGGTCCAGTTCAGGAGTATTGAAGCCAATATCCTGTATGTCCGTTTCATAGCTAAGGTCGCCCATCATTGTTCCCGGCTCCAGAGCCATCAGGCTATCCTCTGTAACCTCTAAACTTATATTCCTCAAGTGGTCAAATTTATTCTGCTTTGTTTCTTCCCTTTTAACAACCTCCTTAGCCGGTTGTTCAGCATCGACTTCTTCACCCGGTTCATCACTGCTGCACGCAGATAGAACGAGTGAAATGATTAACAATAATAACAGCGAATACCGTTTCACAAAAATCCTCCTCATCAAGTTTTCGCTATGTAAAAAACATCTTTATAGAGTTTACCATGATTAGTGAGAGGATTTGAAGTAATTTCCATGTTAGTGAGAGTAAAAAGCCTTGAACGGAGAAAGAATGTGGAATAAGTAAGGAGGGATATGATGAAGAAAATGCTTGAGTTACCTGCGCTTCTTATTTTGGATGTCCAGAAGGGGTTTGACGACCCATACTGGGGCAAGCGCAACAACGCGGAAGCAGAGGCAAATATAGCAAGACTTTTGACTGAATGGAGGAACAGAAAGGGGCATGTCATTTACACAAAGCATCTGTCGCTCGACCCTGCGTCACCTTTGCACCATCGAAACAAATTAGGTACGGAATTTAAGGAAATCATCCAGCCTATGGATGGAGAAATCATTTTTACGAAAAATGTGAACAGCGGTTTCATTGGAACCGAGCTGGAATCCTACATAAAACAAAACCAAGTGAAGTCTGTCGTTATAACCGGATTATCTACACAGCATTGCGTCTCCACGACAACAAGGATGAGCGGTAATCTTGGCATCAATACCTTCCTGGTGTCTGACGCGATTGCTGCATTTGACATCACAGACCATAAGGGTGTTCACCATACGGCGGAGTCTATTCACGAACACGAATTGGCGATGTTGCAAAAGGAGTTTGCAACCATTATTACCACCAATGAAATTATTAGTCAGTTGAATCAACAGTAAAGCGCAGGAGCTAGCATCCTGCGCTTTATTTGTCGATTCCTAGAAATTTAAGAACCCTATGGTAAGGGCATTTCGTTAAAGAAGTGTCATCATCATGGAGGAAATACTGGCGCCATTCAAAATTATCTTCTGCCCCGTATGTGTTCAGGTCAGGGTGGATTGAAATGCTGTCATATTTAGCAAGCCGTTCTCTTACTTGAGTCTTAATTCTCTCGGCAAAGCTTTGCGACTTGTTAAATTCCTGCAGAACCCATCTCGGCGTGATCGCGAGCATCATCACGTCAAAATGTCGGCTTTTCCTGTTTTTATGTGCAGGGGTTGCACAATACATAAAGTATTTTTCACCATTAAAACAAAATTCCCAGATTGGATTATGCGGGTCTGTGGGAATATCCTTTGGCCAATCATATTCATCCAGGGTGTTCAGACCATTAAGATGCTTCCAGAATAATTGTTCAAATTCTTCTACAGAATCGTTCTTCAATGATTGGGGAGTCTCATAAAAAATAATCAAAGAAGTATAATTTCCTATCTCCTTTGAATGCTTTGTATAGCTTGTTAGTAGGCTGGCAAGCTTATCAATCGTTGTTTCACTTCTTGGATCGCCAACAAACCCATATCGAAGCTGATTTGTCGAAAAGCCAATTGTTGCCGGTATGCAAGGAAAGGGCTTTTCCTTATCACTCATTTTAGCGAAGAACCTATCAAGTGCCTGCTTTTCCCAACTCAGCAGCTGATCCCGCGGTGAGGAACCATGTGTATACAAGCCATTCATCATAGTCACCTCCAATAGCTTCTACAATATATTCAAAGCAAGGAGAGTAGGGTAGATGTCCCGGGACAAATGGGCAGCAACCCAATTTTCACAGAGTGTTAATCGATATATAAAAGAACTGTTTGAAAAATTTCTCACTTACTAAATTTACGTGAAGCAATTCAGGATGGGATTTTTTTCAATACC
This window of the Mesobacillus jeotgali genome carries:
- a CDS encoding YqcI/YcgG family protein, with product MNGLYTHGSSPRDQLLSWEKQALDRFFAKMSDKEKPFPCIPATIGFSTNQLRYGFVGDPRSETTIDKLASLLTSYTKHSKEIGNYTSLIIFYETPQSLKNDSVEEFEQLFWKHLNGLNTLDEYDWPKDIPTDPHNPIWEFCFNGEKYFMYCATPAHKNRKSRHFDVMMLAITPRWVLQEFNKSQSFAERIKTQVRERLAKYDSISIHPDLNTYGAEDNFEWRQYFLHDDDTSLTKCPYHRVLKFLGIDK
- a CDS encoding cysteine hydrolase family protein; amino-acid sequence: MLELPALLILDVQKGFDDPYWGKRNNAEAEANIARLLTEWRNRKGHVIYTKHLSLDPASPLHHRNKLGTEFKEIIQPMDGEIIFTKNVNSGFIGTELESYIKQNQVKSVVITGLSTQHCVSTTTRMSGNLGINTFLVSDAIAAFDITDHKGVHHTAESIHEHELAMLQKEFATIITTNEIISQLNQQ